In Synergistetes bacterium HGW-Synergistetes-1, the genomic window TGAATAACGGCATTTTAATAGAAGATTCAGAATGGAAACTTGATTCCGATGTTCACTCACCATCACATACATATCTTATGGTGCCCCAAAACCGTAAGCTCCTTTCGAAGGCCCTGGAAGAACTTTGTGGGGTAAAAGACCCGGCCGGGAAGGAAAATTCTGCGGTGATGCCCGAAAACCTTCCTGTTGAAAACCGAGTCGGGGAGGATAATTCAAATATCCGCGACAAAGCTCCAAAGGGATCACTCATTGCCGACACTGACAGAATCATAAAATTGCTTGGGGCTGAAGTTCTTTATGTCAAGGATGCGAACGGAGATAACGAGACTGATGATTTTGGGAGCGCTGACTGATGAGTGACAGACCATTTGTTCATTTGCACGTCCACAGTGAATACAGCCTGCTGGACGGCGCAAATAAGTGTGATGACCTTGCATCGGCTGCTGTCGAAATGGGAATGGATTCCATTGCAATTACAGATCACGGAGTCATGTACGGATGTGTGGAGTTTTACAACAAATGCAGGGCTAAGGGAGTAAAACCTATTCTTGGATGCGAGGTCTATGTCGACCCTAACGGCTACACCTGCAGGGAGGGCAAAAACCAGTACCACCTTATACTTCTTGCCGAAAATGAAGAGGGATACCATAACCTCATGAAGATAGTCTCTGTTGCGAACACAGACGGCTTCTACTATAAACCAAGGATCGACCATGAACTGCTCTCGAAATACAGTAAGGGGATAATTGGTGCCTCTGCCTGTCTTGGCGGAGAGATACCGGGACTGATACTGAAAGGTGACACGGATGGCGCATTATCCAGAGCTGCACTTTACAGAGACATCCTTGGTGAAGGAAATTTCTTCCTTGAGCTGCAGCACAACAGCATCCCTGAGCAGGCCATCGTCAATAAAAGTTTGATCGAGATGGCAAAAAAAGGAAATTATCCTCTGATAGCAACAAACGACGTTCACTACATGCGTAAAACAGACGCGGAGTGGCATGACGTCCTGCTTTGCGTCCAGACAAACAGTAATGTAGATGATCCGAACAGGTACAGGTTCAGGGGAAATGATTATTACTACAGATCGCCCCAGGAAATGTGGGACTTGTTCGGCACAGATATCCCTGAATGCCTTCTCAATACGCAGAAAATTGCAGACAGATGCGATGTAAAACTTGAGATGGGACATTATTACCTTCCTGAATTTCCGCTTCCCGAGGGTGAGACCCTGGAGTCTTATCTGCGCAGGACAGCAGAGGCGGGTCTCAAAAAGAGACTTAAAAGCGATTCCCCTCCGGAAAATTATATTGAACGCCTTTACTACGAACTCGGCGTAATTGAACAAATGGGATTTCCAGGCTATTTCTGCATAGTTGCGGACATCATCTCCGCTGCTAAGGACAGGGGCATACCGATCGGCCCCGGAAGAGGATCCGCAGCAGGTTCAGTGGTGGCCTGGTCACTTGGCATAACAGACCTTGATCCTATCAAATACAATCTGCTCTTTGAACGTTTTCTTAATCCGGAACGCATAAGCATGCCTGATATCGATACTGACGTCTCCGATAAAAGAAGGGACGAACTTATAGAGTATATAGTGCAAAAGTACGGCAGTGACAGGGTAGCACAGATCATTACCTTCGACCGGATGAAGAGTAAGGGCGCGATCACGGATGTTGGCAGGGCATTAGGAATGACTGTTCCTGACGTTAGGAGAGTCACGAAGCTGATACCCGATTCACTTAAATCCGGGATTACCAACATAGGCGAGGCGCTTGCAGGAGTCCCTGACCTCAAGGCCATATACGATACTGAACCTGCGGTAAGGAAACTCCTCGACATATCAGCTAACATAGAGGGGATTTCAAGACACTGTTCGCAGCATGCCGCAGGCGTCGTCATTACTCCTAAACCTATAATTGAAATGGTCCCGGTGAGAAAATTCGGAGAAAACCAGATAGTGACACAGTATTCAATGGATCCTGTTGAAAAGCTGGGGCTTGTAAAAATGGATTTTCTTGGGTTAAGGACGCTTTCTGTTATTGAGGGGGCGCTGGAAAATATCAAGTCCAACGGCAAAGGGACCATAGACCTCGAAGAGATACCGATGGATGACCAGAAGACATTCGAAATGCTTCAGCGTGGTGACACCCTGGGGGTATTCCAGCTCGAATCCAGCGGTATGACCGCACTGGTCATAAGGATGAAGCCTGACTGTTTTGAAGACCTGATAGCCCTTGTCGCCCTTTACAGACCGGGACCGCTGGAAAGTGGAATGGCAGACCAGTATGTAAGGTGCAAACACAAGGAAGAACCGGTCCACTTCCTCCATCCGGCACTTGCAGAATCTATGAAGGAGACTTACGGAGTCATCCTGTACCAGGAACAGGTCATGCAGAGCGCGTCCGCACTTGCAGGCTACACTCTTGGGGAAGCCGACCTCCTCAGGAGGGCAATGGGAAAGAAAAAAGTCGAGGTCATGGCTGAACAGCGTGAGAAATTCATCGGCGGTGCAGTCAAAAACAATGTAGATGCAAGAAAAGCCGGAGAGATCTATGACATCATAGAAAAATTTGCGGGATATGGATTCAACAAGTCTCACAGCGCGGCCTATGCCCTTATAAGCTACAGGACCGCCTGGCTCAAAGCCAATTACGGGCCGGAGTTTCTTGCTGCGTATCTTTCCAGCATAGTTGGATCCAAAATGAGCATACTGGGGCAGTATATAAGAAGTGTGAGAGAGGCCGGTTTCTCCGTATTGCCCCCTGATATTAATGAATCCAAAGAAGATTTCTCTGCATCGGGAGAGATAATAAGGCTTGGGCTATCTGCAGTTGCAAAGGTAGGACACAGCGCAGTAAAAAACATCATAGAATTGCGTGATAAAGAGGGTGCATTTCAATCCTTCTGGGATTTCTTCCTGAAAATAGACACGCGGGTGGTAAACAGAGGCGTAATAGAGAACCTCATAAAATCCGGAGCCTTCGACAGCCTTGAAAAAAACAGGGCAAAGCTTCTTAACGCGCTGCCTTCGTTTCTGGAGTACGCGTCAAAAAGGTGTACTGATACCAATCAATGCTCTCTTTTCGACAATGTTGAGGATGCTGTGCTCGACCCGGTGATGGATGAATGTGAAGATTTTTCTGTCAGGGGAAAGCTCGATTTTGAAAAAGAGAGCATGGGGCTTTATATTTCAGGTCACCCTTACGATAACTATTTCCCCATTATCAAGAACTATATCAACTGCTCATTCTCAGATATGCAGCTCTGGCAGGCCGGTAACCAGCAGGTCGTCACAGCCGGTCTGCTTACTTCATATAAGGAGCGCTATACAAAAAAAGGAGACCCTATGGGAGTCCTGGATTTTGAGGATTCTGAAGCAACTATCGAAGCTGTGATGTTCCCGAAACAGTGGAGCAAATACAAACCAATTCTGAATATAGGAGCTCTTTACTTTATCAGGGGACAGGTGAGACAGGACAGGGGACTTTCCATACTTGCCGATGAGGTATACCCTGAAGAAGATTTTCAGTTGTTCCTTGTGCCACATGTTACAATTACTGTTGAAGCGGATGGATTGGGAGAGGTTTTTTATGGAGATCTCTGCAAACTGCTTCGCAAACATCCGGGAAAGTATGACGTACTGCTTAAATTAGTTAATTCTGAACAGACAGTTGTCTCCTTGCTCAAGTCGATCAAGGTAGACCTTAACGAGAAACTGTGTGCGGATATCATAGATCAATCAAAGGGCAGGGCATATTGTTCCTGACGAACAAAAGCAGACGAGAGGAGAGGTATTCATGCCTCAGAGCGAGAGCGAAGGACGCCTCACCGGTGGAGATTATATCGC contains:
- a CDS encoding DNA polymerase III subunit alpha, with amino-acid sequence MSDRPFVHLHVHSEYSLLDGANKCDDLASAAVEMGMDSIAITDHGVMYGCVEFYNKCRAKGVKPILGCEVYVDPNGYTCREGKNQYHLILLAENEEGYHNLMKIVSVANTDGFYYKPRIDHELLSKYSKGIIGASACLGGEIPGLILKGDTDGALSRAALYRDILGEGNFFLELQHNSIPEQAIVNKSLIEMAKKGNYPLIATNDVHYMRKTDAEWHDVLLCVQTNSNVDDPNRYRFRGNDYYYRSPQEMWDLFGTDIPECLLNTQKIADRCDVKLEMGHYYLPEFPLPEGETLESYLRRTAEAGLKKRLKSDSPPENYIERLYYELGVIEQMGFPGYFCIVADIISAAKDRGIPIGPGRGSAAGSVVAWSLGITDLDPIKYNLLFERFLNPERISMPDIDTDVSDKRRDELIEYIVQKYGSDRVAQIITFDRMKSKGAITDVGRALGMTVPDVRRVTKLIPDSLKSGITNIGEALAGVPDLKAIYDTEPAVRKLLDISANIEGISRHCSQHAAGVVITPKPIIEMVPVRKFGENQIVTQYSMDPVEKLGLVKMDFLGLRTLSVIEGALENIKSNGKGTIDLEEIPMDDQKTFEMLQRGDTLGVFQLESSGMTALVIRMKPDCFEDLIALVALYRPGPLESGMADQYVRCKHKEEPVHFLHPALAESMKETYGVILYQEQVMQSASALAGYTLGEADLLRRAMGKKKVEVMAEQREKFIGGAVKNNVDARKAGEIYDIIEKFAGYGFNKSHSAAYALISYRTAWLKANYGPEFLAAYLSSIVGSKMSILGQYIRSVREAGFSVLPPDINESKEDFSASGEIIRLGLSAVAKVGHSAVKNIIELRDKEGAFQSFWDFFLKIDTRVVNRGVIENLIKSGAFDSLEKNRAKLLNALPSFLEYASKRCTDTNQCSLFDNVEDAVLDPVMDECEDFSVRGKLDFEKESMGLYISGHPYDNYFPIIKNYINCSFSDMQLWQAGNQQVVTAGLLTSYKERYTKKGDPMGVLDFEDSEATIEAVMFPKQWSKYKPILNIGALYFIRGQVRQDRGLSILADEVYPEEDFQLFLVPHVTITVEADGLGEVFYGDLCKLLRKHPGKYDVLLKLVNSEQTVVSLLKSIKVDLNEKLCADIIDQSKGRAYCS